In Apium graveolens cultivar Ventura chromosome 10, ASM990537v1, whole genome shotgun sequence, the following are encoded in one genomic region:
- the LOC141692420 gene encoding CRM-domain containing factor CFM3, chloroplastic/mitochondrial, producing the protein MSVSTMRFTELPFRNTNPLISRTFLLCSTKPLSYSFILLKPFSSLRSNSPKTPQKPHKNPHFSTRTPSNSTAPWLNKWPSSKPTSQLPSKQPERRNLDVQEPERRNLDDQEFGNAGGSGRTSAIERIVLRLRNLGLGDDDEEEGEEGNVVELSGDEKLGELLKRDWVRPDTILDEDMEDESVLPWEREVEVVEDLGVKKRAVKAPTLAELTIEDEELRRLRRVGMSVRERVSVAKAGVTGAVLEKIHDQWRKSELVRLKFHESLARDMRTAHEIVERRTGGLVIWRSGSVMMVYRGSNYTGPSSRPQSTEREGDNLFVSDVSSSRGTSGADDISIPSNTKPLVTGYVGSMNEEESAFNSLLDGLGPRFDDWWGTGILPVDADLLPQKIPGYKTPFRLLPTGMRPRLTNAEMTNLRKLAKSLPCHFALGRNRNHQGLAAAIIELWERSVVVKIAVKRGIQNTNNLLMAEEIKTLTGGILLLRNKYYIVIYRGKDFVPRSVATALAERQEATKEIQDNEERVRRGIVEAASASGSADIEDVAKSIDDAEDNIQMEAREATSIDKPGPPLAGTLAEFYEAQAQWGREISVEEQEKIIKEVSRSKTARSVKRLEHKLFIAQAKNSKAAKELAKIRESWLPVGPPEDQETVTDEERVMFRKLGLKMKPYLPLGIRGVFDGVIENMHLHWKHRELVKLISKQKDPAFVEETARLLEFESGGILIDIVRVPKGYAIIYYRGKNYRRPISLRPRNLPTKARALKRWMALQRYEALSEHIVELEKAMEQLKSENGDPNDKVGNETSDSDDHSQIDIILNSNMSEDEWKSSDEDEGEDLEDSDSDNFDDDDEDMDYQPL; encoded by the exons ATGAGTGTATCAACAATGAGATTCACTGAACTTCCATTCCGCAACACAAACCCACTTATCTCACGCACTTTTTTGTTGTGTTCTACTAAACCCTTATCTTATTCTTTCATTTTACTTAAACCCTTTTCATCTCTCCGTTCAAATTCCCCTAAAACCCCTCAAAAACCCCATAAAAACCCTCATTTTTCCACTAGAACCCCTTCTAATTCAACTGCCCCTTGGCTTAACAAATGGCCCTCTTCAAAACCCACCTCTCAATTACCCTCGAAACAACCCGAAAGGCGCAATCTTGATGTTCAAGAACCTGAAAGGCGCAATCTTGATGATCAAGAATTCGGGAATGCGGGTGGTAGTGGTAGGACTAGTGCTATTGAGAGAATTGTGTTGAGGTTGCGTAATCTTGGGTTAggtgatgatgatgaggaggagggTGAGGAGGGAAATGTTGTAGAATTAAGCGGGGATGAGAAATTAGGGGAGTTGTTGAAGAGGGATTGGGTGAGGCCGGATACGATATTGGATGAGGATATGGAGGATGAAAGTGTGTTACCATGGGAGAGAGAGGTGGAAGTTGTGGAGGATTTAGGGGTTAAGAAAAGAGCGGTGAAAGCGCCTACATTGGCGGAATTGACAATTGAGGATGAGGAGTTGAGGAGGTTAAGGAGAGTAGGGATGAGTGTTAGGGAGAGGGTTAGTGTTGCTAAGGCGGGGGTTACGGGTGCAGTTCTTGAGAAAATTCATGATCAGTGGAGGAAGTCGGAGTTGGTTAGGCTTAAGTTTCATGAGAGTTTGGCGAGGGACATGAGAACTGCTCATGAGATTGTTGAG CGTCGAACAGGAGGATTAGTCATATGGAGATCTGGAAGTGTTATGATGGTGTACCGGGGAAGTAATTATACCGGGCCTTCTTCACGACCTCAATCCACTGAGAGAGAAGGCGATAACCTGTTTGTCTCAGATGTCTCTTCTTCTCGCGGTACAAGTGGTGCTGATGATATTTCTATTCCATCAAATACCAAACCATTAGTAACAGGCTATGTTGGAAGCATGAATGAAGAGGAATCTGCATTCAATAGCTTGCTTGATGGTTTAGGACCGCGATTTGATGATTGGTGGGGCACCGGAATACTTCCAGTAGATGCTGATTTACTCCCTCAGAAGATTCCTGGATACAAGACACCTTTCAGGCTTCTTCCAACTGGAATGCGACCCCGCTTAACAAATGCAGAAATGACTAATCTACGAAAACTTGCTAAATCTCTACCATGTCATTTTGCTCTTG GGAGAAACAGGAATCACCAGGGATTGGCTGCGGCAATAATTGAGCTTTGGGAGAGAAGCGTAGTAGTGAAAATTGCTGTGAAACGTGGAATCCAGAACACTAACAACTTATTAATGGCTGAGGAAATAAAG ACACTAACAGGAGGTATCTTGCTACTCAGAAACAAATACTATATAGTAATATACCGTGGGAAGGATTTTGTTCCTAGAAGTGTGGCTACTGCTTTAGCTGAAAGACAGGAAGCGACTAAAGAAATACAAGATAATGAAGAAAGAGTTCGCAGGGGAATAGTAGAAGCTGCTTCTGCCAGTGGTTCAGCTGATATTGAAGATGTAGCAAAATCAATAGATGATGCTGAAGATAATATACAGATGGAAGCAAGGGAGGCAACTTCGATTGATAAACCAGGACCACCACTTGCTGGTACACTGGCAGAGTTTTATGAAGCTCAAGCCCAATGGGGAAGAGAAATATCCGTAGAGGAGCAGGAAAAGATTATCAAAGAAGTGTCAAGATCAAAGACTGCCAGAAGTGTCAAGCGGCTTGAACACAAGCTATTTATT GCACAGGCCAAAAATTCCAAGGCAGCTAAAGAGTTGGCTAAAATACGTGAATCCTGGCTTCCTGTTGGTCCTCCTGAGGATCAGGAAACGGTTACCGATGAGGAACGAGTCATGTTTCGTAAACTGGGGCTAAAAATGAAGCCATACTTGCCACTTG GCATTCGTGGTGTTTTTGATGGAGTAATTGAAAACATGCATTTGCACTGGAAGCACAGAGAACTTGTAAAGTTGATTTCAAAACAAAAGGATCCGGCATTTGTTGAAGAAACTGCAAGACTATTGGAATTTGAAAGTGGTGGAATACTTATAGACATAGTACGAGTTCCAAAAGGTTATGCTATTATTTACTACCGTGGGAAGAATTATAGACGACCTATTAGCCTGAGACCAAGAAATCTTCCAACAAAGGCACGTGCATTGAAGCGTTGGATGGCATTGCAGCGATATGAG GCTCTTAGTGAACACATAGTGGAACTTGAGAAAGCAATGGAGCAATTGAAATCTGAGAAT GGTGATCCAAATGACAAAGTGGGGAATGAGACATCGGATTCAGATGATCATAGCCAGATAGATATCATCCTAAATTCCAACATG AGTGAAGATGAATGGAAGAGTTCTGATGAAGATGAAGGAGAAGATCTTGAAGACAGTGATAGCGAcaattttgatgatgatgatgaagataTGGACTATCAACCATTGTGA